A window of Haliscomenobacter hydrossis DSM 1100 contains these coding sequences:
- a CDS encoding acyl-CoA carboxylase subunit beta, with product MTKKEIDQNLNEDNMKLQLSRLQHRFEKIKLGGGEKRIAQQHAQGKMSVRERVNYLIDPATSFLEIGAFAGYDMYPDEGGCPAGGVVVGIGYVRGRQCVIVANDATVKAGAWFPITGKKNLRAQEIAMENRLPIIYLVDSAGVFLPMQDEIFPDKEHFGRIFRNNAKMSSMGIPQIAAIMGSCVAGGAYLPIMSDEALIVEGTGSIFLAGPYLVKAAIGEDVDKETLGGASTQSEISGVTDYKVPNDQVCLDTIKDLVDKLGHFPKAGFDRVEATAPAVEESQLLRIFPNDPSKPYSTLEILHCLVDDSKLTQYKEHYGKTIICAYARIDGWAVGIVANNREVVRNAKGEMQFGGVIYSDSADKATRFILNCNQKKIPLVFLHDVTGFMVGSRSEHGGIIKDGAKMVNAVANSTVPKFSIVMGNSYGAGNYAMCGKAYDPRLIVAWPTAKIAVMGGSQAAKTLMQIQVASLKSKGEVLDAETEQQLFNEIKDKYDQQTSPYYAAARLWVDAIISPLETRKVISMGIEAADHGVVEKFNVGVIQA from the coding sequence ATGACCAAAAAAGAAATCGACCAAAACCTGAACGAGGACAATATGAAGCTGCAACTCTCCCGTTTGCAGCATCGTTTTGAAAAAATAAAACTGGGTGGCGGTGAAAAACGCATTGCCCAACAGCACGCTCAAGGCAAAATGAGCGTGCGCGAACGGGTAAATTACCTGATCGATCCCGCTACTTCATTCTTGGAAATTGGCGCATTCGCAGGGTATGACATGTACCCCGACGAAGGCGGTTGCCCTGCGGGTGGAGTGGTGGTAGGGATAGGTTATGTGCGGGGCCGGCAATGTGTGATTGTGGCCAATGACGCCACGGTCAAAGCCGGAGCCTGGTTTCCGATCACGGGCAAAAAGAACTTGCGCGCGCAGGAAATCGCCATGGAAAACCGCTTGCCCATCATCTATCTAGTGGACAGTGCCGGGGTGTTTTTGCCCATGCAGGACGAAATTTTTCCCGACAAAGAACATTTTGGCCGCATTTTCCGCAACAACGCCAAAATGTCGAGCATGGGCATCCCCCAGATCGCCGCCATCATGGGCAGTTGTGTCGCGGGGGGGGCTTATTTGCCGATTATGTCGGACGAAGCACTGATTGTGGAGGGTACCGGATCCATCTTCCTGGCTGGTCCTTATCTGGTCAAAGCCGCCATTGGTGAAGATGTCGACAAAGAAACCCTGGGTGGGGCGAGCACCCAAAGTGAAATTTCCGGCGTAACGGATTACAAAGTGCCCAACGATCAGGTTTGCCTGGATACCATCAAGGATTTGGTGGATAAATTGGGACATTTTCCCAAAGCGGGATTTGACCGGGTTGAAGCTACCGCACCTGCGGTTGAAGAAAGCCAGCTCTTGCGCATTTTTCCCAATGATCCATCCAAACCCTATTCTACTCTGGAGATCTTGCATTGCCTGGTGGATGACTCCAAACTCACGCAATACAAAGAACATTATGGTAAAACGATCATCTGCGCTTATGCCCGCATCGACGGCTGGGCGGTGGGCATCGTAGCCAACAACCGCGAGGTGGTGCGTAACGCCAAGGGTGAAATGCAATTTGGCGGGGTGATTTATTCGGATTCCGCAGACAAAGCCACGCGGTTTATCCTGAATTGCAACCAGAAAAAAATACCTTTGGTGTTCTTGCACGATGTAACGGGCTTCATGGTAGGCTCACGTTCCGAACACGGCGGCATCATCAAAGACGGCGCCAAGATGGTGAATGCGGTGGCCAACTCCACCGTACCCAAGTTCAGCATCGTGATGGGCAACTCATACGGCGCGGGCAACTACGCCATGTGTGGCAAAGCCTACGACCCCCGGCTCATTGTAGCCTGGCCTACGGCAAAAATTGCCGTAATGGGTGGTTCGCAAGCGGCCAAAACCCTCATGCAAATCCAGGTGGCTTCCCTCAAATCCAAAGGTGAAGTGCTGGACGCGGAGACCGAACAGCAATTGTTCAACGAGATTAAAGACAAATACGACCAACAAACTTCCCCCTACTACGCCGCTGCCCGCTTGTGGGTAGACGCCATCATTAGCCCCCTGGAAACACGCAAGGTGATCTCCATGGGCATTGAGGCTGCGGATCATGGCGTGGTGGAGAAGTTTAATGTGGGCGTTATTCAAGCATAA
- a CDS encoding response regulator transcription factor, with the protein MEPKIRVLIADDHQLVRKGFVSILEQIPQVEIVADAANGREVMDAFRRGIRADVVMLDYEMPLMNGLETLEQLKKDYFGIKVIMLTMLNERSIIQQAIEKGADGFLFKNTSIAELSSAIYKVNQGEKYFAGEVALTLAKPAASIQNQALLELLSERELEILKLVAQGFSSTEIGQQLFISPRTVDTHRNNLIQKLEVRGIAGLVQLAIKNKLV; encoded by the coding sequence ATGGAACCCAAAATCAGGGTGTTGATTGCCGATGACCATCAACTGGTGCGGAAGGGGTTTGTGTCCATTTTAGAACAAATCCCACAGGTTGAAATTGTCGCAGATGCCGCCAATGGTCGCGAAGTCATGGATGCCTTTCGTCGGGGGATTAGGGCTGATGTCGTCATGCTTGACTACGAAATGCCCCTCATGAATGGACTGGAAACTTTAGAACAACTCAAAAAAGATTATTTCGGCATAAAAGTCATCATGCTCACCATGCTCAACGAGCGCAGCATCATCCAGCAGGCCATCGAAAAAGGTGCCGATGGTTTTTTGTTCAAAAACACCTCCATCGCAGAACTGTCAAGCGCCATCTATAAGGTAAACCAGGGGGAGAAATATTTTGCTGGCGAAGTTGCGCTTACCCTTGCCAAACCTGCTGCCTCCATTCAAAACCAGGCCTTGCTGGAACTACTCAGCGAAAGAGAACTCGAAATATTAAAACTGGTCGCGCAGGGTTTTTCCAGCACCGAAATTGGCCAGCAACTCTTCATCAGCCCCCGTACCGTAGACACCCACCGCAACAACCTGATCCAAAAGCTGGAAGTACGCGGCATTGCCGGGTTGGTGCAATTGGCCATCAAAAACAAGCTTGTCTAA
- a CDS encoding DUF2911 domain-containing protein gives MRFNKIMMALTMVLAIFASTALQAQDNKAQRPSPPKTVVRQLDSLSINVVYNAPSVKGRSIWGALVPYGKVWRTGANEATIFEVNKPVIIEGQKLAAGKYSLFTIPGEKEWTVIFNKEANQWGAYSYKKEMDALRVTVKPGKSKLFVEQLAIDVSEKGEVSVAWENVQISFEVKEAK, from the coding sequence ATGCGTTTCAACAAAATCATGATGGCCCTGACGATGGTGTTGGCCATTTTTGCATCTACCGCCCTTCAGGCACAAGACAACAAAGCCCAACGGCCCAGCCCTCCTAAAACTGTTGTACGGCAGTTGGACTCCCTCAGCATCAACGTTGTTTACAATGCTCCTTCGGTAAAAGGTCGTTCGATCTGGGGTGCGCTGGTTCCTTATGGCAAAGTTTGGCGCACGGGTGCCAATGAGGCTACCATCTTTGAGGTCAACAAGCCAGTAATCATTGAAGGCCAAAAACTTGCTGCGGGCAAATATTCGCTTTTTACCATCCCTGGTGAAAAAGAATGGACGGTTATTTTCAACAAAGAAGCCAACCAATGGGGAGCCTACAGTTACAAAAAAGAAATGGACGCCTTGCGCGTAACCGTTAAACCAGGAAAATCCAAGTTGTTTGTAGAGCAACTGGCCATTGATGTATCTGAAAAAGGAGAAGTCAGCGTGGCTTGGGAAAATGTACAAATCAGTTTCGAAGTAAAAGAAGCAAAATAA
- a CDS encoding YybH family protein, protein MKRNLFLSLLAFALVLPAFSIQAQNAADEKAILATCKEGFDAFNAFDADRFALVYTETAVVVNPMGGLIEGRENIRQAHKALFQMWGGNPQGNGYTWEKQTLRFITPEVAIINIVSANSRNNAITDRMAYSLTVVKKNGKWLCENIQITPIVTPPGKPQN, encoded by the coding sequence ATGAAACGCAATTTGTTTCTTTCTCTTTTGGCCTTTGCTTTGGTACTGCCTGCTTTTTCGATTCAAGCCCAAAACGCGGCAGACGAAAAGGCGATTTTAGCTACCTGCAAGGAAGGCTTTGATGCCTTCAATGCTTTTGATGCTGACCGTTTTGCCTTAGTCTACACCGAAACAGCAGTAGTTGTAAACCCTATGGGCGGCTTGATCGAAGGCCGCGAAAACATTCGCCAAGCACACAAAGCCTTGTTTCAAATGTGGGGCGGTAATCCCCAAGGCAATGGCTATACCTGGGAAAAACAAACGCTTCGGTTTATTACTCCTGAAGTAGCCATTATTAACATTGTAAGTGCAAATTCTCGGAACAATGCCATAACCGATCGTATGGCCTATTCCCTCACCGTCGTGAAGAAGAACGGCAAATGGTTGTGTGAAAACATCCAAATCACCCCGATCGTAACCCCTCCCGGGAAGCCTCAAAACTAA
- a CDS encoding tetratricopeptide repeat-containing sensor histidine kinase: protein MRKTPITILFALLISAMTGQSPLADSLRRVYHKETNPEKKIAAYYALAQEAQMQNLDASFAYADTLEQMAKAAHSLEGEAKALHVRAKAYGDKGEHQTAIPLLKKQLSIGKQIKDLSIQADAYNALGGTYQDLLQNDSAQYYLHRAASLNEKLGDLESLASVYSNLGNVYKDSEFPDKAIEYLEKALKIRLQVGDDRKTIFTYNNLAVAYNGKNDFDKSMEYSRKGIDMALKNNNKFVAGVMIGGVCHLLHKLGKDREALPNCEKSIQYLQEANRETNLVFPYINSTAVYNSLGQPQKGLAFAMKGYALMQKHKLLDPLAVYYEEIARSYELLGQPKEALVWYKKFRALDDSLFTIDNSKVLADMEAKYQTQKKETEIINQQLKIEKQESILFRQQTWIWGLLVGLLAFVSLGWLFWNRFRLRKKAELDAALIQEQKLGLNAVIEAQEAERKRIAKDLHDGIAQEMVALKLGFSALQSKIAKVAPQEALQIGQLAHQLDESCTEVRNISHTMLPPMLEQHGLAPSLEMLLRNTFQSTALQYEFESSLVPEHLDEKVEIGVYRVAQELLNNIVKHANAGKVLVILYLAGGSLILRMEDDGQGFDFERARAQGSMGLLNILSRVSTLGGVFQTEAASPKGTISIIRIPLNNLEK from the coding sequence ATGAGAAAAACACCTATAACCATCCTTTTTGCCTTGCTCATCAGCGCCATGACGGGGCAAAGCCCCCTGGCCGATAGCCTGCGCCGGGTATATCACAAAGAAACCAATCCGGAGAAAAAAATCGCAGCATATTACGCCCTGGCACAAGAAGCCCAAATGCAAAACCTGGACGCTTCTTTTGCCTATGCCGATACCCTGGAGCAAATGGCCAAAGCCGCTCACTCCCTTGAAGGAGAAGCCAAAGCCCTGCACGTGCGTGCCAAAGCCTACGGCGACAAAGGAGAGCACCAAACGGCGATTCCGCTGCTCAAAAAACAACTTTCCATCGGCAAACAAATCAAAGATCTCTCCATTCAAGCGGATGCCTACAATGCATTGGGGGGTACCTATCAGGATTTATTGCAAAATGATTCGGCCCAGTATTACTTGCATCGGGCGGCCAGCCTCAACGAAAAACTGGGGGATTTAGAAAGCCTGGCCTCGGTGTACAGCAATTTGGGGAATGTGTACAAAGACTCGGAATTCCCTGACAAAGCCATTGAATACCTGGAAAAAGCCCTGAAAATCAGGCTCCAGGTCGGTGATGACCGGAAGACCATTTTTACCTACAACAACCTCGCCGTTGCCTACAACGGGAAAAATGATTTTGACAAATCAATGGAGTACTCCCGCAAAGGCATCGACATGGCCCTCAAAAACAACAACAAATTTGTGGCCGGGGTGATGATCGGCGGGGTTTGCCATTTGTTGCACAAACTGGGCAAGGATCGCGAAGCCCTCCCCAATTGTGAAAAATCCATTCAGTACTTACAAGAAGCCAATCGGGAAACCAACCTGGTCTTTCCCTACATCAACAGTACTGCCGTATACAACTCCCTGGGGCAGCCCCAAAAAGGACTGGCATTTGCCATGAAGGGCTATGCCCTTATGCAAAAACATAAATTGCTGGATCCTCTTGCGGTGTATTACGAAGAAATTGCCCGTTCCTACGAATTGCTGGGGCAACCCAAGGAGGCATTGGTGTGGTACAAAAAATTCAGGGCGCTGGATGATTCCTTGTTTACCATCGACAATTCCAAAGTCCTGGCGGACATGGAAGCCAAGTACCAAACCCAGAAAAAGGAAACCGAAATTATCAATCAGCAACTCAAAATTGAAAAACAGGAAAGTATCTTATTCCGTCAGCAAACCTGGATTTGGGGGCTTTTGGTGGGGCTTTTGGCTTTCGTTTCGCTCGGCTGGCTGTTTTGGAATCGCTTCCGCTTGCGCAAAAAAGCGGAACTGGATGCCGCCCTCATTCAGGAACAAAAACTGGGCCTCAATGCGGTAATCGAAGCCCAGGAAGCCGAACGCAAACGCATCGCCAAAGACCTGCACGATGGCATCGCCCAGGAAATGGTGGCTCTCAAACTGGGCTTTAGCGCCTTACAGTCCAAAATTGCCAAAGTTGCACCCCAAGAAGCCCTGCAAATTGGACAATTGGCCCATCAACTGGACGAGTCATGTACCGAAGTGCGCAACATTTCCCATACCATGTTGCCGCCGATGCTGGAGCAGCACGGATTGGCGCCAAGCCTGGAAATGTTGCTGCGCAATACCTTCCAAAGTACGGCCTTGCAATACGAATTTGAAAGCAGCCTGGTGCCCGAGCACCTGGATGAAAAAGTAGAGATTGGGGTGTATCGGGTCGCTCAAGAATTGCTCAACAACATTGTCAAACACGCCAATGCGGGTAAAGTGTTGGTAATCTTGTACTTGGCTGGGGGAAGCCTGATTCTGCGCATGGAAGACGACGGGCAAGGTTTTGATTTTGAACGGGCCAGGGCACAGGGAAGTATGGGTCTATTGAACATCCTCAGCCGGGTAAGTACCCTGGGCGGGGTTTTTCAAACGGAGGCGGCTTCACCCAAAGGCACCATTTCTATCATCCGTATCCCCCTCAATAACCTTGAAAAATAA
- a CDS encoding THUMP domain-containing class I SAM-dependent RNA methyltransferase — protein sequence MNFIAKTLAGLEPVLIEELKILGAENIRLGKRAVFYEGEIDLMYQSNLELRTALRILVPIGHFKVRNEDDLYHKIGKFDWSEYMSVDDTLAVDAVTSSSLIRHSKFAALRTKDAIVDQFRKKFGRRPDVNTESPTLRLNLHIGEDDVTLALDSSGESLHRRGYRVDSVEAPINEVLAAGMILLSGWECDCDFIDPMCGSGTLPIEAAMLAYNIPPQINRPSFAFMRWENFDKKGWEKVREEAILSQVVFQHKIFASDIDFKAVNSVGYNIEKAGLEGKIQVSRERFENVIPSSENGLLMMNPPYDERMELEDGQAFYKSLGDTFKKNWAGHSAWIISSNLEAVKALGLRPSRRIPLFNGKLECRLLRYDMYAGSKRVREEREEMKEDSGEIKEEREEMKEEKKGTDEDW from the coding sequence ATGAATTTTATCGCAAAAACACTCGCCGGCCTCGAACCCGTGCTGATCGAAGAGTTAAAAATCCTGGGGGCTGAAAACATCCGCCTGGGCAAGCGGGCCGTTTTTTACGAGGGCGAAATAGATTTGATGTACCAATCCAATCTGGAGTTGCGTACGGCCTTGCGTATTTTGGTGCCTATTGGTCATTTCAAAGTGCGGAATGAAGACGATTTGTACCACAAAATTGGAAAATTCGACTGGTCGGAATACATGAGTGTAGACGATACGCTGGCCGTAGATGCGGTGACCAGTTCCTCCCTCATCCGGCACTCAAAATTTGCCGCGCTGCGCACCAAAGATGCCATCGTGGATCAGTTCCGCAAAAAGTTTGGCCGCAGGCCGGATGTCAATACCGAATCCCCCACCTTGCGCCTCAACCTGCACATTGGTGAAGATGATGTAACCCTGGCCCTCGACAGTAGCGGAGAATCACTGCACCGCCGTGGCTACCGGGTGGATAGCGTGGAAGCCCCCATCAACGAGGTGCTTGCTGCCGGGATGATTTTGCTTTCGGGTTGGGAATGTGACTGTGATTTCATCGATCCCATGTGCGGCTCGGGCACCTTGCCCATCGAAGCCGCCATGTTGGCGTACAATATTCCTCCCCAGATCAATCGGCCAAGTTTTGCCTTCATGCGTTGGGAGAATTTTGACAAAAAAGGCTGGGAAAAAGTGCGCGAAGAAGCGATCCTTTCCCAGGTGGTTTTTCAGCACAAAATTTTCGCTTCGGATATCGATTTTAAAGCCGTCAACAGTGTGGGGTACAACATCGAAAAAGCTGGACTGGAAGGCAAAATCCAGGTGAGCCGCGAGCGCTTTGAAAACGTCATACCCAGTTCTGAAAACGGCTTGCTGATGATGAACCCGCCCTACGACGAACGGATGGAACTGGAAGATGGACAGGCTTTTTACAAGAGCCTGGGCGACACCTTCAAAAAGAACTGGGCTGGCCATTCAGCCTGGATCATCAGCTCCAACCTGGAGGCAGTGAAAGCGCTGGGCTTGCGGCCTTCGCGGCGGATTCCGTTGTTCAATGGAAAACTGGAGTGTCGGCTTTTGCGGTATGACATGTATGCCGGAAGCAAACGGGTGAGAGAGGAAAGAGAAGAGATGAAAGAGGATAGTGGAGAGATAAAAGAGGAAAGAGAAGAGATGAAAGAGGAGAAAAAGGGGACGGATGAAGACTGGTAG
- a CDS encoding L-threonylcarbamoyladenylate synthase, translating to MIGQNIAQAAELLKRGEVIAIPTETVYGLAGNALDESTVAKIFAIKQRPSFDPLIVHVPDLQSLENWVQNIPTAARQLAQHFMPGALTLLLEKKETISDLVTAGSPLVAMRIPAHPLAQELLRLLPFPLAAPSANPFGYISPTRAEHVAHQLGDQIPYILDGGPCTIGLESTIVGFPEGRATIFRKGGIPVEAIEAVIGPVQVQAHSSSNPQAPGMLKSHYAPRIPLVLGKLTELIPQHQGKAIGVLSFQERYPEIPSERQFALSSSGDYTEAARNLFSAMRYLDQLPLDLIVAELLPEENLGRAINDRLRRASSKN from the coding sequence ATGATTGGCCAAAACATTGCCCAGGCGGCGGAGTTACTGAAGCGTGGAGAAGTGATTGCGATCCCCACCGAAACCGTGTATGGCCTGGCCGGGAATGCACTGGATGAAAGCACCGTGGCCAAAATTTTTGCCATCAAACAACGGCCTTCTTTTGATCCACTCATTGTGCATGTGCCCGATTTGCAAAGCCTGGAAAACTGGGTTCAAAACATTCCAACTGCCGCCCGTCAATTGGCGCAACACTTTATGCCAGGCGCACTTACCTTACTTTTGGAAAAAAAAGAAACCATTTCCGACCTAGTCACTGCGGGTTCACCTCTGGTGGCCATGCGCATACCCGCTCATCCGCTTGCACAGGAATTGCTGCGTTTGCTTCCTTTTCCGCTGGCGGCACCCAGCGCCAATCCTTTTGGCTACATCAGCCCAACCCGTGCTGAACACGTGGCACATCAATTGGGCGATCAAATTCCGTATATCCTGGATGGTGGACCTTGTACCATTGGACTGGAAAGTACCATTGTCGGTTTCCCGGAGGGGCGTGCCACGATTTTTCGCAAAGGTGGAATTCCCGTAGAAGCCATTGAAGCGGTGATTGGCCCGGTGCAGGTGCAGGCCCATTCCAGTTCCAATCCGCAGGCACCAGGGATGCTCAAAAGCCATTACGCGCCACGGATTCCGCTGGTGTTGGGTAAATTGACTGAACTCATTCCACAACACCAAGGTAAGGCAATCGGGGTACTCAGTTTTCAAGAAAGATACCCGGAGATACCCTCCGAACGACAGTTTGCGTTATCTTCGTCAGGTGATTACACTGAAGCTGCTCGCAACCTTTTTTCGGCCATGCGTTATTTGGATCAATTACCACTTGATTTGATTGTAGCCGAACTCTTACCCGAAGAAAACCTTGGACGGGCCATAAATGACCGTTTAAGGCGAGCATCCAGCAAAAATTAA